Proteins found in one Amycolatopsis umgeniensis genomic segment:
- a CDS encoding chitobiase/beta-hexosaminidase C-terminal domain-containing protein, producing the protein MDRIFVQPKRRKGVRGVLALGLSALLIAAGLGGATAAAADYSQSAASLNATQAQFSFTPATTARYVDIHYTGVPGVGQQNVRMTDSGGTWRHTVGSLAAGTVLDYWFTYEKSGPQYDTPHFGYTHGGSGTTVASPTFDPPGGSYPSARSVTLSTATAGATIRYTVDGSTPTASSTQYTGPITVSASSTVSAIALKPGSANSPVASASYTIGSTQATCPAQAEVPDFGPNVRIFDPGMSASSIQSKLDADFNAQKDTLTAQFTERRYAHLFKPGVYNGIHDDVGYYTSVAGLGQNPGDVVINGDVTVDAFNESDKGVALQNFWRSTENLAVVPSSGATRWAVAQAAPFRRMDIRGGLNLFPASYGFASGGYTADSKVSGKTASISQQQWYTRDSSYGSWEGGVWNMVFSGTNGAPANTFPNPPETTLGTTPVSRDVPYLYLDGSGKYRVFLPSLRTNASGPSWANGGTQGSSLPMSQFYVVKAGDTASSINNALSQGCNLFFTPGVYHLNQTLNVTKANTVVLGVGYPTLVPDNGVDAMKVADVDGVRLKGLLFDAGTTNSQSLLTVGPAGSTANHSANPTTLQDVFFRIGGQIAGKATNSLIVNSRDTIIDHIWAWRADHGNAGTYGWTVNTGDTGVVVNGDNVLATGLFVEHYQKYQVIWNGQNGRTIFFQNEIPYDVPDQAGWKSPNGLNGYAAYKVGDNVTSHEAWGLGSYCFFNDNPAVNLYHAFEVPNRSGVRFHNLVTVSLNYKGTITHVINDAGAVTPPGTTPSNLVSYP; encoded by the coding sequence GTGGACCGGATCTTTGTGCAGCCCAAGCGGCGGAAAGGGGTTCGGGGCGTGCTCGCCCTCGGCCTTTCCGCGCTCCTGATCGCGGCCGGTCTCGGCGGTGCCACCGCCGCGGCCGCCGACTACAGCCAGAGCGCCGCGTCCTTGAACGCGACCCAGGCGCAGTTCTCCTTCACCCCGGCGACGACCGCGCGGTACGTCGACATCCACTACACCGGTGTCCCGGGCGTGGGCCAGCAGAACGTCCGGATGACCGACAGCGGGGGGACCTGGCGGCACACCGTCGGTTCGCTGGCCGCCGGCACGGTGCTCGACTACTGGTTCACCTACGAGAAGAGCGGGCCGCAGTACGACACCCCGCATTTCGGCTACACGCACGGCGGCAGCGGCACGACCGTCGCTTCGCCGACATTCGACCCGCCGGGCGGCAGCTATCCGAGCGCTCGCTCGGTGACGTTGTCGACCGCGACCGCGGGCGCGACCATCCGGTACACAGTGGACGGATCGACGCCGACGGCGTCGTCCACTCAGTACACCGGGCCGATCACGGTCTCCGCGTCCTCGACGGTTTCCGCGATCGCGCTCAAGCCGGGCTCGGCGAACTCGCCGGTGGCGTCGGCGAGCTACACGATCGGATCGACACAGGCGACCTGTCCGGCTCAAGCCGAGGTCCCGGATTTCGGCCCGAACGTGCGGATCTTCGACCCGGGCATGTCGGCGTCGTCGATCCAGAGCAAGCTCGACGCGGACTTCAACGCGCAGAAGGACACCCTGACCGCGCAGTTCACCGAACGCCGGTACGCGCATCTGTTCAAGCCCGGCGTGTACAACGGCATTCACGACGATGTCGGCTACTACACGTCTGTCGCGGGTCTCGGGCAGAACCCGGGGGACGTCGTCATCAACGGTGACGTGACCGTCGACGCGTTCAACGAGTCGGACAAGGGTGTGGCGCTGCAGAACTTCTGGCGTTCGACGGAGAACCTGGCCGTCGTGCCGAGCAGCGGCGCGACCCGCTGGGCCGTCGCGCAGGCCGCGCCGTTCCGGCGGATGGACATCCGCGGCGGGCTCAACCTCTTCCCGGCCAGCTACGGCTTCGCCAGCGGCGGGTACACCGCCGACAGCAAGGTCTCGGGCAAGACGGCGTCGATCTCGCAGCAGCAGTGGTACACGCGTGACAGCAGCTACGGCAGCTGGGAAGGCGGCGTCTGGAACATGGTCTTCTCCGGGACGAACGGCGCCCCGGCGAACACCTTCCCGAACCCGCCGGAGACCACGCTCGGCACCACGCCGGTGTCGCGCGACGTCCCGTACCTCTACCTCGACGGTTCCGGCAAGTACCGCGTCTTCCTGCCCTCCTTGCGTACCAACGCCTCCGGGCCGAGCTGGGCCAACGGCGGCACGCAGGGGAGTTCGCTGCCGATGAGCCAGTTCTACGTCGTGAAGGCGGGGGACACGGCGTCGTCGATCAACAACGCCCTTTCCCAGGGGTGCAACCTGTTCTTCACGCCGGGCGTCTACCACCTCAACCAGACGCTGAACGTGACCAAGGCCAACACCGTCGTCCTCGGCGTCGGCTATCCGACGCTGGTGCCGGACAACGGCGTCGACGCGATGAAGGTCGCCGACGTGGACGGAGTCCGGCTCAAGGGCTTGCTGTTCGACGCGGGCACCACCAACTCGCAGTCGCTGCTGACGGTCGGCCCGGCGGGTTCGACGGCGAACCACTCGGCCAACCCGACGACCCTGCAGGACGTGTTCTTCCGGATCGGCGGTCAGATCGCGGGGAAGGCGACGAACAGCCTGATCGTCAACAGCCGTGACACGATCATCGACCACATCTGGGCCTGGCGGGCAGACCACGGCAACGCGGGCACCTACGGCTGGACGGTCAACACCGGCGACACCGGGGTGGTCGTCAACGGCGACAACGTGCTGGCGACCGGTCTGTTCGTCGAGCACTACCAGAAGTACCAGGTGATCTGGAACGGCCAGAACGGCCGGACGATCTTCTTCCAGAACGAGATCCCCTACGACGTCCCGGATCAAGCGGGCTGGAAGAGTCCCAACGGGCTCAACGGATACGCCGCCTACAAGGTGGGGGACAACGTGACCTCGCACGAGGCGTGGGGCCTGGGCAGCTACTGCTTCTTCAACGACAACCCCGCGGTGAACCTGTACCACGCGTTCGAGGTGCCGAACCGCTCCGGCGTCCGGTTCCACAACCTGGTGACGGTTTCGCTGAACTACAAGGGGACCATCACCCACGTGATCAACGACGCGGGGGCGGTGACCCCGCCGGGGACCACGCCGAGCAACCTGGTCAGCTACCCGTAG
- a CDS encoding bifunctional 5,10-methylenetetrahydrofolate dehydrogenase/5,10-methenyltetrahydrofolate cyclohydrolase, whose amino-acid sequence MTLIDGRAIAAAITAEVTETAAKLRESGTVPTLAVLVPTDDDATAWYVRSIERAAKKVDIDCRVVKLENPTGEDVTRELDKLSADPSVHGIICQTPLPEGVTLDHVGAHIDPAKDVDGANPVSLGRLAAGLPTYAPATAAAVLEILKREQVALSGAQVAVVGRSTVVGKPAALLLLGENATVTVCHSRTKDLAAVTKTADVLVVAVGRAHFVGADHVKPGAVVIDVGTNPTPEGGLVGDVDQAAVEEIAGSITPVPGGVGPVTTSLLLRHTVTAAQA is encoded by the coding sequence ATGACGCTGATCGACGGGCGCGCGATCGCCGCCGCCATCACCGCCGAGGTCACCGAGACCGCCGCCAAGCTGCGCGAATCGGGCACCGTTCCGACGCTGGCCGTGCTGGTGCCGACCGACGACGACGCCACCGCCTGGTACGTGCGCTCGATCGAACGCGCCGCGAAGAAGGTCGACATCGACTGCCGCGTGGTCAAGCTGGAGAACCCGACGGGCGAGGACGTCACCCGCGAACTCGACAAGCTGTCCGCGGACCCGTCGGTCCACGGCATCATCTGCCAGACCCCCCTGCCCGAAGGTGTGACGCTCGACCACGTCGGCGCGCATATCGACCCGGCCAAGGACGTCGACGGCGCCAACCCGGTCAGCCTCGGCCGTCTCGCCGCGGGCCTCCCGACCTACGCGCCCGCGACCGCCGCCGCGGTACTGGAGATCCTGAAGCGCGAGCAGGTCGCGCTGTCCGGTGCCCAGGTCGCCGTCGTGGGCCGCTCGACCGTCGTCGGCAAGCCTGCCGCGCTGCTATTGCTCGGCGAGAACGCGACAGTGACCGTCTGCCACTCCCGCACGAAGGACCTCGCGGCGGTCACCAAGACCGCCGACGTCCTGGTCGTGGCCGTGGGCCGCGCGCACTTCGTCGGCGCGGACCACGTCAAGCCCGGCGCCGTGGTGATCGACGTCGGCACCAACCCGACCCCCGAAGGCGGGCTCGTCGGCGACGTCGACCAGGCCGCGGTCGAGGAGATCGCGGGCTCGATCACGCCGGTCCCCGGCGGCGTCGGCCCGGTCACCACTTCGCTGCTGCTGCGGCACACGGTCACCGCCGCGCAGGCCTGA
- a CDS encoding peptidoglycan-binding protein, whose translation MLTKVAVLATATALSFGVAAPASAEVTAAALPAASMEAVLKAAQIDPRRADSALTPGAKDSVLLVEQALAAKGLLDQQYVDGHFGTSTINAYSSYQKSLGYTGIDASGLPGKTSLEKLGDGRYTVTATVSAGSRLTYHGKTMNTRTKAMLVKAEALLGRQFTITQGSYNPGGVGASAGTHDGGGALDIGVEGMSSATRTDVARKLRQVGFAAWIRTPAQGFAYHIHAIALSDPDLSSGAQHQAGDYYLGYNGLAGRGSDDGPAVSPKLTWEEYQRA comes from the coding sequence TTGTTGACCAAGGTAGCCGTGCTCGCGACAGCGACCGCGCTCTCGTTCGGTGTGGCCGCACCGGCCAGTGCCGAAGTGACCGCGGCCGCGTTGCCCGCGGCCAGCATGGAAGCGGTGCTCAAGGCCGCGCAGATCGACCCGCGCCGGGCGGACAGCGCGCTGACCCCGGGTGCCAAGGACAGCGTGCTGCTGGTGGAGCAGGCGCTGGCCGCCAAGGGATTGCTCGACCAGCAGTACGTCGACGGCCACTTCGGCACGTCGACGATCAACGCGTACTCCAGCTACCAGAAGTCGCTGGGGTACACCGGGATCGACGCCTCCGGCTTGCCGGGCAAGACGTCGCTCGAGAAGCTGGGCGACGGCCGGTACACGGTGACCGCGACGGTCTCGGCGGGTAGCCGCCTGACCTATCACGGCAAGACCATGAACACCCGGACCAAGGCGATGCTGGTGAAGGCCGAGGCTCTGCTCGGCAGGCAGTTCACCATCACGCAGGGCTCGTACAACCCTGGCGGCGTCGGCGCTTCGGCCGGTACGCACGACGGTGGCGGCGCGCTCGACATCGGCGTCGAGGGCATGTCCTCGGCCACGCGGACCGACGTCGCGCGAAAGCTTCGCCAGGTGGGCTTCGCGGCTTGGATCCGGACACCGGCTCAGGGCTTCGCCTACCACATCCACGCCATCGCACTGTCCGATCCGGACTTGTCGTCCGGTGCTCAGCACCAGGCCGGCGACTACTACCTCGGCTACAACGGCCTCGCGGGCCGTGGTTCCGACGACGGCCCCGCCGTCTCGCCGAAGCTCACCTGGGAGGAGTACCAGCGCGCGTGA
- a CDS encoding aldehyde dehydrogenase family protein, which produces MRGKRPSALSRRISDHVVRLGSMTSSDATAVVGELRDLFRSGVTKPVSWRRKQLMGLRSLLSEQADVFLKAVYADLRKNAVEAKRAEIALVRNEIDHTLENLDSWLDPEPAELPRTLRPGSGRVVREPLGVALIIGPWNYPLQLVLAPLVGALAAGNCAVVKPSELSPNTSAAIAEHLPDYVEGVRVVEGAIPETTALLEQKFDTIFYTGNGTVGRIVMAAAAKHLTPVTLELGGKSPAIVEPGADLAVTAQRLAYGKFANAGQTCVAPDYVLAIGGTGPKLAEHLAETVEGMFGEDPATSDTYGRIISTRHYDRLAALLDDGTAVVGGKADRDEKYIAPTVLTGVSPDAPVMQDEIFGPILPIIDVPDVDAALAFVNERDKPLALYAFTESDETKRRIETETSSGGLVFGAAIIHLAAPELPFGGVGESGMGRYHGRYSIDNFSHVKAVLDKPLA; this is translated from the coding sequence ATGCGGGGAAAGCGCCCTTCAGCTCTCTCGAGGCGGATTTCAGACCACGTTGTTAGGCTCGGATCCATGACAAGCAGTGATGCCACCGCAGTCGTCGGTGAGCTGCGTGACCTCTTCCGTTCCGGCGTCACGAAACCGGTGTCCTGGCGGCGGAAGCAGCTCATGGGATTGCGTTCGCTCCTGTCCGAACAGGCGGACGTCTTCCTCAAGGCGGTCTACGCCGACCTTCGCAAGAACGCCGTCGAGGCCAAACGCGCGGAGATCGCGCTCGTGCGCAACGAGATCGACCACACGCTGGAGAACCTCGACTCGTGGCTGGATCCGGAGCCCGCCGAGCTGCCCCGGACCCTGCGGCCCGGCTCCGGCCGCGTCGTCCGCGAACCGCTCGGCGTCGCGTTGATCATCGGGCCGTGGAACTACCCGCTGCAACTGGTGCTGGCGCCGCTGGTCGGAGCGCTGGCGGCGGGTAACTGCGCGGTCGTGAAGCCGAGCGAGCTGTCGCCGAACACTTCGGCCGCGATCGCCGAGCATCTGCCCGACTACGTCGAAGGCGTCCGCGTGGTCGAGGGCGCGATCCCGGAGACGACGGCGTTGCTGGAGCAGAAGTTCGACACCATCTTCTACACCGGGAACGGCACCGTCGGCCGGATCGTCATGGCCGCGGCGGCGAAGCACCTCACGCCGGTCACGCTCGAACTGGGCGGGAAGAGCCCGGCGATCGTCGAGCCGGGCGCTGATCTCGCCGTGACCGCGCAACGGCTGGCCTACGGCAAGTTCGCGAACGCGGGCCAGACCTGCGTCGCGCCCGACTACGTCCTCGCGATCGGCGGCACCGGCCCGAAGCTGGCGGAGCACCTCGCCGAGACCGTCGAAGGGATGTTCGGCGAGGACCCCGCAACCAGTGACACCTACGGCCGGATCATTTCGACCCGGCACTACGACCGGCTCGCCGCCTTGCTGGACGACGGAACCGCGGTCGTCGGCGGCAAGGCCGACCGCGACGAGAAGTACATCGCGCCCACCGTGCTCACCGGCGTCTCCCCGGACGCCCCGGTGATGCAGGACGAGATCTTCGGCCCGATCCTGCCGATCATCGACGTCCCCGACGTCGACGCGGCGCTGGCGTTCGTCAACGAACGCGACAAGCCGCTGGCGTTGTACGCCTTCACCGAATCGGACGAAACGAAGCGCCGGATCGAGACGGAGACGTCGTCGGGCGGTCTGGTGTTCGGCGCGGCGATCATCCATCTCGCGGCGCCCGAACTGCCGTTCGGCGGGGTGGGGGAGAGCGGAATGGGCCGCTATCACGGCCGCTACTCGATCGACAACTTCAGCCACGTGAAGGCAGTGCTGGACAAGCCACTCGCCTGA
- a CDS encoding TetR/AcrR family transcriptional regulator, with product MPTGVALRAVRAQLFDAAERVLLRDGPSGLTSRAVTTEADCAKGVLHRHFDDFDAFLAEFVLDRIEKLDEESLRKAVGTGTVVDNLAAALTAVFESVAVAIVPLVIFRDELRARLRREWPAGVPVLTQAAVMIAGYLKAERDAGRIGENADVDTLAATLIGATHLLFADRTGARPEAAQVRKTVAAVVGSGVRPARR from the coding sequence ATGCCGACCGGGGTAGCCCTGCGCGCCGTGCGCGCGCAGTTGTTCGACGCCGCTGAACGGGTCCTGCTGCGGGACGGGCCGAGCGGCCTGACCAGCCGCGCCGTGACCACAGAGGCTGACTGCGCGAAAGGCGTGCTGCACCGGCATTTCGACGACTTCGACGCGTTCCTCGCGGAGTTCGTGCTGGACCGGATCGAGAAGCTGGACGAAGAGAGCCTGCGGAAGGCTGTCGGCACCGGAACGGTGGTCGACAACCTGGCGGCGGCACTCACGGCGGTGTTCGAGTCGGTCGCGGTCGCGATCGTCCCGCTGGTGATCTTCCGCGACGAACTCCGTGCCCGGTTGCGTCGCGAGTGGCCGGCCGGGGTCCCGGTGCTGACGCAGGCGGCCGTGATGATCGCGGGTTATCTCAAGGCCGAACGCGATGCGGGCAGGATCGGCGAGAACGCCGACGTCGATACGCTGGCAGCCACGCTCATCGGCGCGACACATCTGCTGTTCGCCGATCGTACGGGTGCCAGGCCGGAGGCGGCCCAGGTCCGGAAGACCGTGGCCGCCGTCGTCGGCTCGGGGGTCAGGCCTGCGCGGCGGTGA
- a CDS encoding class I SAM-dependent methyltransferase: protein MDAERYDRTRPAYPPELIEHLTATAPGRETLDVGVGTGIEARQLQAAGCHVLGVEPDPRMAEFARRGGIDVEVAKFETWDPAGRRFDLLVSGQAWHWVDPVAGAAKAAEVLRPGGLWAAFWHVPEPPEEVTDALADAYQRFVPDAPIDLKSVPKQPADPYGPLIAKVADGLREAGGFGELERIRHDWERIHTRDEWLDQLPTFGSLTWVEPVAQHKILAEVGEAIDRMGGRFTTRYATVAITAVRD, encoded by the coding sequence GTGGACGCCGAACGCTACGACCGGACCCGGCCCGCCTATCCCCCGGAACTCATCGAACACCTCACCGCGACCGCTCCCGGCCGCGAAACCCTCGACGTCGGCGTCGGCACCGGGATCGAAGCGCGCCAGCTCCAGGCGGCGGGCTGTCACGTCCTGGGCGTCGAACCCGATCCGCGGATGGCCGAGTTCGCCCGCCGCGGCGGGATCGACGTCGAGGTCGCGAAATTCGAAACCTGGGATCCCGCCGGGCGCCGGTTCGACCTGCTCGTCTCCGGGCAGGCCTGGCACTGGGTCGACCCGGTGGCGGGAGCCGCCAAGGCCGCCGAAGTGCTGCGGCCCGGCGGTCTCTGGGCCGCGTTCTGGCACGTGCCCGAACCACCGGAAGAGGTCACGGACGCCTTGGCGGACGCGTACCAGCGGTTCGTTCCCGACGCCCCGATCGACCTCAAGAGTGTGCCGAAACAGCCCGCCGACCCGTACGGGCCGCTCATCGCGAAGGTCGCAGACGGTCTGCGCGAAGCAGGCGGGTTCGGTGAACTGGAGCGAATCCGCCACGACTGGGAACGCATCCACACTCGCGACGAATGGCTGGACCAGCTTCCGACGTTCGGCTCGCTCACCTGGGTCGAACCCGTTGCACAGCACAAGATCCTCGCCGAAGTCGGCGAGGCGATCGACCGGATGGGCGGCCGGTTCACCACCCGCTATGCCACCGTCGCGATCACCGCGGTCCGGGACTGA
- a CDS encoding AAA family ATPase has product MGIRSSRVIGRDAELAELSGALDRAIAGRGGAIFLVGEGGVGKSRLAIEAASRAIASDVPVLQGRASSIGPLVPFRPLTQALLSHFRGGGPPEAAELDPFIPVLAQLVPDWSRGDRPRESGSLMVLAEAVFRLLAVTSRDRGALLVLDDLQDADAETLFILEYLVDNLPAAQALFVGTLRNEPSDALRLATSGAQRMSCAVLELDRLGLADTRALAAACLETEPGNLPSSAAELLWRNSAGLPFIVEELLHGMVNDGLLVESRDGWRVIGELRARVPAALVTSFGVRMEQLGEQAGELLSVAAIIGRRFPLSVVQTVTGTNDRTLHNHLSAAVSANLVTTDETTPGWYAFRHPLTAEALLERQAPARKAALARQAADAVEKLYPGLPGDLCALVASLRLTALDERAAGHLFAETGRRALDAGAADSAVTMLTKAVDLLSGADAGDRAEVLETLLYALGQTGQFDRAVELSAGFGEIGTLERAAKLHTQLAWAAYIAGRHDECLGQIERARAPLGSAISPAQQAALDAVEANLWLDVPGRTGTAERLARQAWKVAEETEQPFVVCQALQVLGMLALPRDLTESEHYMQLARRTAEDNHLHHLRTQALVRLGGHRVLMNGDEQTLLLARADAQRHGSITLHCAVDAVRTMHAVLRCEFGTAHELLEENLAVLGRLRLTALLQYAHMTRAMSAGHRADRPAMEQALEDFRESGGENAQEKVLSIGLARVFCSLLEEDFDRARRELEQVTELEDLRPSRFHLAGQHGLRTLVDTLGGADCPETGSAVSGMRWNRQFVEFAHAVEHGRRGDAAEAGRSVAAALETSAPYPLARHLGLRLIAEPAAADGWGDPAGWLKEAEEYFHGRDIQAVAGACRSLLRKLGAPVRQRRAGVDRVPGDLRASGVTVREYEVLVLLAERMGNKDIGTRLHISPRTVEKHVASLLAKTGLADRSALAEHAAALRPGML; this is encoded by the coding sequence GTGGGGATCCGTTCGTCGCGGGTGATCGGTCGCGACGCCGAACTGGCCGAGCTCTCCGGAGCTCTCGATCGCGCCATCGCCGGCCGCGGCGGCGCGATCTTTCTCGTGGGCGAAGGTGGGGTCGGCAAATCCCGGCTCGCGATCGAAGCCGCTTCGCGAGCGATCGCCTCGGACGTCCCGGTCCTGCAGGGCAGGGCCAGTTCGATCGGCCCGCTCGTCCCCTTCCGGCCGCTGACCCAGGCGCTGTTGTCGCATTTCCGAGGCGGCGGACCGCCCGAGGCGGCCGAACTCGACCCGTTCATCCCGGTACTCGCGCAGCTCGTCCCCGACTGGAGCCGAGGCGACCGGCCACGGGAATCGGGCTCCCTGATGGTGCTGGCCGAAGCGGTGTTCCGCCTGCTGGCCGTCACCAGCCGCGACCGCGGCGCGCTCCTGGTCCTCGACGACCTGCAGGACGCCGACGCCGAAACTCTGTTCATCCTCGAGTACCTCGTCGACAACTTGCCCGCGGCGCAGGCCCTGTTCGTCGGCACGCTGCGCAACGAGCCCTCCGACGCCCTGCGCCTGGCGACCTCCGGCGCCCAGCGGATGAGCTGCGCCGTCCTCGAACTCGACAGGCTCGGCCTCGCCGACACCCGCGCTCTCGCCGCCGCCTGCTTGGAGACCGAGCCGGGGAACCTGCCGTCATCAGCGGCGGAGCTGTTGTGGCGCAACAGCGCCGGCCTGCCGTTCATCGTCGAGGAACTGCTTCACGGAATGGTGAACGACGGTCTGTTGGTCGAGAGCCGGGACGGCTGGCGCGTCATCGGCGAGCTCCGCGCCCGCGTACCCGCCGCGCTGGTCACCAGCTTCGGCGTCCGGATGGAACAACTCGGCGAGCAGGCGGGCGAGCTGCTTTCGGTCGCCGCGATCATCGGCCGCCGTTTCCCGCTGTCGGTCGTGCAAACGGTCACGGGCACGAACGACCGGACCCTGCACAACCACCTGAGCGCGGCGGTGTCGGCGAACCTGGTGACCACCGACGAGACGACACCCGGTTGGTACGCCTTCCGGCATCCGCTGACCGCGGAGGCGCTGCTGGAGCGCCAAGCCCCGGCACGGAAGGCGGCGCTCGCCCGTCAGGCCGCCGATGCCGTCGAGAAGCTGTACCCGGGCCTGCCCGGCGATCTGTGCGCGCTCGTCGCGTCGCTGCGGCTGACAGCGCTGGACGAGCGGGCGGCGGGTCACCTGTTCGCGGAAACCGGTCGCCGCGCCCTCGACGCCGGTGCCGCGGACTCCGCGGTCACGATGCTCACCAAGGCCGTCGACCTGCTGTCCGGGGCCGACGCGGGTGATCGGGCCGAGGTGCTGGAGACGCTGCTGTACGCACTCGGGCAAACCGGCCAATTCGACCGCGCCGTCGAACTGTCCGCGGGTTTCGGCGAGATCGGGACACTCGAACGAGCCGCCAAACTGCACACCCAGCTGGCGTGGGCCGCCTACATCGCCGGGCGGCACGACGAATGCCTCGGCCAGATCGAACGCGCCCGCGCTCCCCTGGGTTCGGCGATCTCGCCTGCTCAGCAAGCCGCGCTCGACGCCGTCGAAGCGAATCTCTGGCTCGACGTCCCCGGCCGGACAGGCACCGCGGAACGGCTCGCGCGCCAGGCCTGGAAAGTGGCCGAGGAGACCGAGCAGCCCTTCGTCGTCTGCCAGGCTCTTCAAGTGCTCGGCATGCTCGCGCTGCCGCGGGACCTCACCGAGTCCGAGCACTACATGCAGCTCGCACGGCGGACCGCCGAGGACAACCACCTGCACCACCTCCGCACCCAGGCACTGGTCCGGCTCGGCGGGCATCGCGTGCTGATGAACGGCGACGAACAGACCCTGCTGCTCGCCCGCGCCGACGCCCAGCGGCACGGCTCGATCACGCTGCACTGCGCCGTTGACGCCGTGCGCACCATGCACGCCGTCCTGCGCTGCGAGTTCGGGACGGCGCACGAGCTGCTGGAGGAGAACCTCGCCGTACTCGGCAGGCTCCGGTTGACCGCGTTGCTGCAGTACGCGCATATGACCAGGGCGATGTCGGCCGGACACCGGGCGGACCGTCCGGCGATGGAACAGGCGCTCGAGGACTTCCGGGAAAGCGGTGGCGAGAACGCGCAAGAGAAGGTGCTCAGCATCGGGCTGGCGCGTGTCTTCTGCTCACTGCTCGAGGAGGACTTCGACCGCGCGCGCCGGGAACTCGAGCAGGTGACCGAGCTGGAGGACCTGCGGCCGAGCCGGTTCCACCTCGCCGGCCAGCACGGCCTCAGGACGCTCGTCGACACCCTCGGCGGCGCCGACTGCCCGGAAACCGGATCCGCCGTGAGCGGGATGCGATGGAACCGGCAGTTCGTCGAATTCGCGCACGCCGTCGAACACGGCAGACGAGGCGACGCGGCGGAAGCCGGCCGGTCGGTGGCCGCCGCGCTGGAGACGTCCGCGCCCTACCCCCTGGCCCGGCACCTCGGGCTCCGGCTGATCGCCGAACCGGCCGCCGCCGACGGCTGGGGCGATCCCGCGGGCTGGCTCAAGGAGGCCGAGGAGTACTTCCACGGCAGGGACATCCAGGCGGTCGCCGGCGCCTGCCGGAGCCTGCTGCGCAAGCTCGGCGCGCCCGTCCGGCAGCGGCGGGCGGGTGTCGACCGGGTCCCCGGCGACCTGCGCGCGTCCGGTGTGACCGTGCGCGAGTACGAGGTGCTGGTGCTGCTCGCCGAGCGGATGGGCAACAAGGACATCGGCACCCGGCTGCACATCTCTCCCCGGACGGTCGAGAAACACGTGGCGAGCCTGCTCGCCAAAACCGGGCTCGCCGACCGGTCGGCCCTCGCCGAACACGCCGCCGCACTGCGACCTGGCATGCTGTGA
- a CDS encoding glutaredoxin family protein: MSDLTVYGAGWCPDVKRSRALLDSKGVEYAYLDVEADAGAEETVRGLQNGERRIPTIVWPDGTHLVEPSDDELTAHLNR, translated from the coding sequence ATGAGCGACCTCACCGTGTACGGCGCCGGCTGGTGCCCCGACGTCAAACGCAGCCGCGCCCTGCTCGACTCGAAGGGTGTCGAGTACGCCTACCTCGACGTCGAAGCGGACGCCGGTGCCGAAGAGACCGTGCGCGGACTGCAGAACGGTGAACGGCGGATCCCGACCATCGTCTGGCCGGACGGCACCCACCTGGTCGAACCGAGCGACGACGAGCTCACCGCGCATCTGAACCGATGA
- a CDS encoding cyclodeaminase/cyclohydrolase family protein has product MEDRPVGQWLDELASKASTPGGGAAAAMNAAVGAALVSMVCNLTIGKPKYAEHEATMTEALAKAEDLRGRALGLAADDAAAFDAVVSAYKLPKATDEEKQARSAAIQAALVGAADVPLRTAALAAEVIDVAASILEGANTNVISDIAVAASSAKSALESGVVNVEVNLASMSDEQLRKETEARLAEYTPAAGRADALIAQVRERIAR; this is encoded by the coding sequence GTGGAGGATCGACCGGTCGGTCAGTGGCTCGACGAGCTGGCTTCGAAGGCCTCGACGCCCGGTGGTGGCGCGGCGGCCGCGATGAACGCCGCCGTGGGTGCCGCACTGGTCTCCATGGTGTGCAACCTGACCATCGGCAAGCCGAAGTACGCCGAGCACGAGGCGACGATGACCGAGGCGCTCGCCAAGGCCGAAGACCTTCGCGGTCGTGCGCTCGGCCTCGCCGCCGACGACGCCGCCGCGTTCGACGCCGTGGTCTCCGCGTACAAGCTCCCGAAGGCCACCGACGAGGAGAAGCAGGCCCGCAGCGCCGCGATCCAGGCCGCCCTGGTCGGCGCCGCCGACGTCCCGCTGCGGACGGCCGCCCTCGCCGCCGAGGTCATCGACGTCGCCGCCTCGATCCTCGAAGGCGCCAACACCAACGTCATCTCCGACATCGCGGTCGCCGCCTCCTCCGCCAAGTCGGCTCTCGAATCGGGCGTGGTCAACGTCGAGGTCAACCTCGCGTCGATGTCGGACGAGCAGCTCCGCAAGGAGACCGAGGCCCGCCTCGCCGAGTACACCCCGGCCGCCGGGCGTGCCGACGCTCTCATCGCCCAGGTTCGCGAGAGGATCGCCCGATGA
- a CDS encoding ferrous iron transport protein A: MTLPDVPVGTRVVVRYRIEGGFTDALGYLRSRDDAECTVETKRGLATIRLADIVLAKTVPPPPVRRGSRE, encoded by the coding sequence ATGACCCTTCCGGACGTCCCGGTCGGCACGAGGGTCGTCGTGCGGTACCGGATCGAAGGCGGGTTCACCGACGCGCTCGGCTACCTGCGCTCCCGGGACGACGCGGAGTGCACCGTGGAGACCAAACGCGGTCTGGCGACGATCCGGCTGGCGGACATCGTCCTGGCCAAGACCGTGCCGCCTCCGCCGGTTCGGCGTGGCTCTCGTGAGTGA